The genomic segment CGTGCCGAAGGCGGTGTGGCCGAATCTGCACAGGCTGGCGGAGCCCCGTCCTGCGTTCCGGCATCGCTACTTCGTCGATGGCCCGCAGACCGAGACCGACGCTTACCTGGGAGGCTACTGGCGCAACCTGCTCCTGGGCTCCACAGGCGCCGGCGCCAGGGCGGTCTATGCGTTGGACGTGACCGACTCCAACAACATGCAACCCGGCAACGTCCTGTGGGAGGTCAGCGATGCAACGCCCGGCTTCTCCAACCTCGGGCATGTCCTGAGCGACGTTCAGACGGGCGTCACCGTCAACGGACGCTGGATCGCGGTCTTCGGCAACGGATTCGGCAGCGCAAGCGGCAACGCAGGGTTCTTCGTCGTCGACCTTCACACCGGACAGCTGCTGAGGGAGCTCACTCCGCACACCGGCCCGGGAAACGGCATGGGTGGGGTGCGGCTGGTTTTCGACGGCAACCGCCGCGTCGTGGGCGGCTATGCGGGCGATCTCCTGGGCAACCTGTGGAAACTGGACCTGACCGGCGATCCCGCCGACTGGCGGGTCGGGCTCGGTGGCGTTCCGCTCTACACCGCGGGCAGCGGACAGCCGATCACCGCCCCGCCGACGGTGGTGCCGCACCCTGATCGGGGTCACGTGGTTGTCTTCGGGACCGGCAAGTTCTTCGAAACCGGCGACGCTGCGCCGCCTTACAACCCGCAGCGCCTGTACGGCATCTGGGACGCCCAGCCGTTCGGCGCGGCCAGCACGCCGCCGGGTGCGGCGCTCAGCGGAACCGGCCGCCTCGTCTTGCGCACGATCGCTACGACGAACATCGGGCAGGCGCAGTACTTCACCGTCTCCTCCGGCGCCGTGGCGTGGGGCGACGGCGCGGGGATCGGCCTTCGCGGCTGGTACCTGGACCTGCCCAACGCCGGCCAACGGGTGATCCATCCACTGGAGCCGCTGGCGGGCACCTTCCTGCTGGCCAGCACGATCTCGCCTGAAAGCGCGGCGCCGCCGGACGTCTGTGTCGCCACCGGCAGCGGTTCCGGCTGGGTCTACATCATCGACGGTGTCACCGGCTCGGGCCCGACGATCGCCACGCTGGACACGAACAACGACGGCCTGATCAACGACGCCGACGTGGTGGTGGGCGGCTACCGCGACGTGGTGGACGGCCGGCCCACGCCGATCACGCTGCAGGCGACGGCGAGCGGCACCCGGTTGTGCATCGAAACCGCGCAATCCGTCTGCACGCAGATCCGGCTGCAGTGCGGCCAGCTGGGCGCATCCTCGTGTCCGGTTCCCCCGGCCACCGGCATCAAGTCGCGCAGCTGGCGGCAACTCCACATGCGGTGACCGTCATGACACACAAGGTCGCCTTCCGCCTTCCGGGCCGCCGTCGCGGCTTCACCCTGATCGAAGCGCTCGTCGTGCTTGCGGTGATCGCGCTTCTGGCCGTGATCGCGCTGCCCAACTACACCGAGCACGTGGCGCGCTCGCGGCGGGCCGAGGCACGCACCCAGCTGTTGCAAGTCGCGCAGTTCATGCAGCGGTTCCACTCCGCCAATGACACTTACCAGCAGGACCGGGCGGGCAGCGCGGTCTACGGCCAGGTACCCGCCGCCTTGCGCCAGTCGCCTCCGGACGGCGCACCCATCTATACGCTCGAAATCCCACCTGGCGCGTTGTCGGCACGCACCTATGAAGTCCGCATGGTGCCGGTGTCCGGCGGCCCGATGGCGAACGACAAGTGCGGCGCATTCATCATCAACGCGCGCGGTGTGCGGGGCGTGGAGGTGGCGGGGGTCGCCGGCACAGTGGCCCTGCGCGACAGCTGCTGGAAGTAGCGCGCCGCCTCAGCGCCGCGCGAACACCGGCTGGTCGAAATGCGCCACCCGCGTCGCGCGCCCCGCGATGCACACCTCGCGAAACTGGTAGATCACCGCGGCCGTCGGAGCGGCGATCCACTGGCGGCCGACCGGCATGCGCAGGATCTGCCGGCCCGCTTCCTCTGAAGGTTCGAGCAGCGGCGCGTCCTCGCGCATGAACTCGCGCACGCGGATGCGATGGATGCTCGCGACCTCGGCCGGATTCGGCGTCAGTTCCGCGGCCGTGCCCGCCCACACCACCACCGGTGTGATGACGAACCCCGAGCGCGTGACGTAGTCGTCGAGCCGGCCCAGCACCTCGGCGGGCTCCAGCCGAAGGCCGACCTCCTCGTGCAGTTCGCGCAAGGCCGCGTCCTCGGGTGATTCGCCGTCATCGATGCGACCGCCGGGCAGCGCCCACTGGCCCGAGTGGCGGTTCATGTTCGCGGCGCGCCGCGTGAGCAGCAGGGCGGCTTCGCGGCTCCACCGCGTCGGGGCGGAAAGGCCGTCGATCACCGCGCCCAGGCCTTCCTCGACCAGGGCCACCACCACCGCCGCCGCGTGGTGCGATGACGGCGGCGCGCGCCGCGCTTCGAAAGTGCGCAGACGGGTTCGCACCGTCTCCCGCAGGGAATCGTCCAACTGCATCTGGGTTGATTTTCCCCCAGCCCGCCGGCTCGATGAGGCTGGAGGCAGCCCAGCGGTGCGCGCTTGCCACAATCGAAGCGGATGCGGCGGCGTGGAAAGCAGACACGCACCGAAGCCGGCGGCGGCGCAGCCTCCCCGACAAGCGCAGGGCGAGACAAAGGGCCTGCGGGCGTCGCGCCGGATAAGGACGGCCTAACGATCGTTCGCCGGAGTAGCGCCCGGCCCGCATCCTTGCCGTCAGGCCGGCGTGCCTGTGGGGGGCAGCAGCGATACGCCCTGCTCGCCGGCGGCCTTCTCCTGCGCCCGCATCGCGCGCCGGAAGCCGTCGCGTTGCTGCAGCCGTTCCCAGTAGGCGCGCACGTTGGCAGGAAACTGCTCGGAAAGCCCGATCAGGCCGGCCAGCAGCAACGCATAGCCGACCGAAACATCCGCCACCGTGAAGCGCCCGGCCGCCAGGTACTCGCGCCCCTCCAGCCGCGCCTCCGGACCGCGCAGACGAGCCAGGAACCACTTGGCATAGTCCTGCGCCACCTGCGGCTGGCGGCGCTCCTCGGGCTCGAAGCGCGCATAGCGCAGCACCAGCGTCTGCGGAAAGGTGAGCGTGGCCTCGCCGAAATGCAGGTAGTTGAGCCACGCCCCGAAGTCCGGTTCGGCGGGGTCGACCTGCAGCGGCGTGGGCGCATGCCGAACGCACAGGTACTGGCAGATCGCGGCCGATTCGGTCATGCGCGTGTCGCCGTCGACCATCAGCGGGATCGTGCCGAGCGGGTTCTCTTGCAGGTAGCCCTTCGCGTGCACGCGCGGCGGGAAGGGAAGCATCCGCAGCTCGTACGGCGCAGCGAGTTCCTCCAGCGTCCACAAGGGCCGGAAGGAGCGGGCGCTGACGCAGTGGTGCAGGGTGATCATGGGCTGGGCCTCCGCGGCGAGCATAGCCGCACGACCCCCGGCAAAATCGCGCCATCGAACAACAGGAGAGCGCCATGCCCGAAGCCTTCATCGTCGCCGCTACCCGCACCGCCGGCGGCCGCCGCAACGGCCGCCTGTCCGGCTGGCATCCCGCCGACCTTGCGGCGGAGGTGCTCAATGCGCTCGTGGACCGCACCAGCGTCGACCCCGCCGCGGTGGAAGACGTGCTGATGGGCTGCGTGAGCCAGGTCGGCGAGCAATCGACCAACGTGGCGCGCAACGCGGTGCTCGCTTCGAAACTGCCCGAATCGGTGCCGGGCACGTCGATCGACCGGCAGTGCGGCTCCTCGCAGCAGGCCCTGCAGTTCGCCGCGCAAGCGGTGATGTCCGGCACGCAGGACCTGGTGATCGCCGCCGGCGTCGAAAGCATGACCCGTGTGCCGATGTTCACCTCCAGCGAGCTGCCGCGGAAGAACGGTCTGGGCTTCTACATGAGCCCCCGCGTGCAGCAGCGCTATCCCGGCGTGGAGTTCAGCCAGTTCACCGGTGCCGAGATGATCGCGCGCAAGTACGGGCTGAAGAAGGACCAGCTCGACGCCTACGCGCTGGAGAGCCACCGGCGCGCCAAGGCCGCCACCGAGGCCGGCAAGTTCGGGCCCGAGATCCTGCCCGTGCGTGCCTGGAAGCAGGGCGAAGCCGCGAGCGAGGAGATGCACACGGTCGACGAGGGCATCCGCTTCGACGCTTCCCTGGAAGCCATCGCGGGCGTCAAGCTGCTGCAGGCCGACGGCGTGATCACCGCCGCCAGCGCCAGCCAGCTCTGCGACGGCGCGGCCGGCGTCATGGTGGCCAGCGAGAAGGCGGTGAAGACCTTCAACCTCAAGCCGCTCGCGCGCATCCACCATCTCT from the Ramlibacter henchirensis genome contains:
- a CDS encoding type IV pilin protein produces the protein MTHKVAFRLPGRRRGFTLIEALVVLAVIALLAVIALPNYTEHVARSRRAEARTQLLQVAQFMQRFHSANDTYQQDRAGSAVYGQVPAALRQSPPDGAPIYTLEIPPGALSARTYEVRMVPVSGGPMANDKCGAFIINARGVRGVEVAGVAGTVALRDSCWK
- a CDS encoding glutathione S-transferase family protein, which produces MITLHHCVSARSFRPLWTLEELAAPYELRMLPFPPRVHAKGYLQENPLGTIPLMVDGDTRMTESAAICQYLCVRHAPTPLQVDPAEPDFGAWLNYLHFGEATLTFPQTLVLRYARFEPEERRQPQVAQDYAKWFLARLRGPEARLEGREYLAAGRFTVADVSVGYALLLAGLIGLSEQFPANVRAYWERLQQRDGFRRAMRAQEKAAGEQGVSLLPPTGTPA
- a CDS encoding acetyl-CoA C-acetyltransferase, giving the protein MPEAFIVAATRTAGGRRNGRLSGWHPADLAAEVLNALVDRTSVDPAAVEDVLMGCVSQVGEQSTNVARNAVLASKLPESVPGTSIDRQCGSSQQALQFAAQAVMSGTQDLVIAAGVESMTRVPMFTSSELPRKNGLGFYMSPRVQQRYPGVEFSQFTGAEMIARKYGLKKDQLDAYALESHRRAKAATEAGKFGPEILPVRAWKQGEAASEEMHTVDEGIRFDASLEAIAGVKLLQADGVITAASASQLCDGAAGVMVASEKAVKTFNLKPLARIHHLSVMGHDPVVMLEAPIPATQAALRKAGLKIGDIDAFEVNEAFAPVPLAWLQVTGADPERLNVNGGAIALGHPLGASGAKLMTTLLNVLQQRKGRWGLQTMCEGGGMANVTIVEALR
- a CDS encoding NUDIX hydrolase, which encodes MQLDDSLRETVRTRLRTFEARRAPPSSHHAAAVVVALVEEGLGAVIDGLSAPTRWSREAALLLTRRAANMNRHSGQWALPGGRIDDGESPEDAALRELHEEVGLRLEPAEVLGRLDDYVTRSGFVITPVVVWAGTAAELTPNPAEVASIHRIRVREFMREDAPLLEPSEEAGRQILRMPVGRQWIAAPTAAVIYQFREVCIAGRATRVAHFDQPVFARR